AAGTGTTATTGTAAtagatttgaaaagaaaaagtgaatAACTTTTTTTCATTGAAATTTTTCCGCGAAGTTTTTTTATTGTAATGTGTGTTACTCTTTCTGTTACTCTTCTTATAAAGTAACCTTGGGGGTCAACTACTATTTACATCATACAAAAACATAANatatatatatatatatatatatatatatatatatatatatatatatatatatatattatttttcatatgaattaatattgaaaatagtGTTGTGGGATTATCCATCTTCGAGAATAATCCTGGGGTTCCGCATTAAAATGCGTGCATATTACGCCCCACCCTCTTACCTCTTCAAAAGCAAAACCAAATCAAAGAGCGAGGCACAAATCCGCGGTAGCAACAATGGCGTTCAACAACGCTCTCCGATCGCGCATCAACCTCTTCGTCTCCTCCGAATCCCCCCTCTCCAAATCAGGTAACAAACAATCCCCTTTTCCCCGATTCAACTCGGTAATCGACCCAATAATTCGTATGTGGCGTGTGATTAGGGTTTAATCGGGCTTTTATGTTGTGATTTTGCTCCATGACGCAGGGATTTGTTTTGTTACTGTAGTCGGCTTTTGATGTAGCTCTTTGATGCATCGGAATGGTTGATTTTGGGTGATTTTTGTTGTATTTTCGTTTTTCCTCCCGATTCTACTCGATAATCGACTTAATAATTCGTTTGTGGGGTGTAATTGGGGTTTAATCAGGTTTCTAGGTTGTGATTTTTTATCTATGTCGCAGGGATTTGCTTTATACAGTATTTAGGGTTAGCTTTAGTTCTATAATGCGTCTGTATGGTTGATTTTAGttgtattttcctttttcttcgcAATTATACTCCATAATCGATTGAGCAATTTGTTCGTGGTACGTAATTAGGGTTTAATAAGGTTTTATGTTGTGATTCATCTCCATTTTACAAGTATTTGTTTTCTATAGAAGTATAGAATTGGGGTTTAGTATGATTTTAGGTAATTGTAGATGTTTGCTTCATCGCTACGTCGAGCTATATGTTAGAGTACAGGTTAAAACAATACTGAGTCCTCTCAAGGTGTACGTATAGCTTAGATTTGGTATAATTGCGGCATAAGAAGATGAGGCAATTATGTACTTAGATGGACTAGTTGAGTAGCTAATTTGTTTGTTGAAgtgtaattaagttttttacTTTCCTATCTTGTTGTTTTATGGAAGTTTAATCATGTTCTATGTTGTGATTTATCTCCTCCTCGGCTTTTTGCTAGGCTTAATGCATAGCTAATATAGCTGATTTGGTTGACATTTTGATCCATATGATAGTGCATCGACGAGCCTTCTATGCTGTATAGCTTTAGATTTAACCAGCTTAGCGCCGCGATGTAACTTTTCAGGAACTTTAGACAGGTTTTTATGTTTCACACCACATAAATTTGTTTTTGATTCCCTTACCGCATCGATATTGTCAATTTGGTTGATACTTGAAGTCTTGAACCCATGTTATAGTGCATCGATGTGCCTACGATACAAATAGATTGACCTAACTGAATTGGCACGCAATTATGTGGCCTACAGTAGTGTCCTAAGATCAGTGAGATGCTCAATCATAAACGTGGttttaaattattctaaatCAACCATTCCATTTGATATTTTCTGTACATTTTCTGGGTTTTAAGTAAGACATAGCAAGTGATAGCAAAAATGTTAAAAGAGTCGGGAAATGTTCTCTTTGGATTGGGAATATGTTGAACGAACTGGGGCTAGATCTTCATTTCTCAGTTAACAGAGGTCCTGGACATGTTTGATGAGCTTCAGAACCATTTTAGCTCGTTTTTTATTAGATTCAAATTTGTCGTAAATGATCACTGAAACTGCGGAGGGTTTGGTCAAGGAattgtttttttcattttttttgagaaagataaGCACCCTACGTCTTGTTTCCACCTACTAGTTTGAGCTCATAATCGTAGCCATGTTGTTTTCTCTCGGAATTTTTATCGATTAACCTGACCTGAGTCAGTGGATTCGCCGcatttactttatatatatttcttgcaATCTATATCACTTGTTTCATGCATCAGTTTCTCGAGGAATACATGGCACCGGCGCGAAGAGAATGGGCGCGCATGCACACGACGAGCCGTACTACCTCCACGCGAAGCACATGTACAACCTGGACCGGATGAAGCACCAGAAGCTGAAGATGACTCTCTCGGTGCTCACGGCCTTCAGCATCGGCGTCGCCGTTCCCGTCTTCGCCGTCATCTTCCAACAGAAGAAGACCGGCTCTGTGTGATTGTCTCTGAATGTCGGAAACAACAAAGAATTTCGATGTTCCTTGCACGGCGATGTCGAAGCCATTCGATTTTATTTGCTCTTTTTACCTTTTCTTGCAATCTTAAATTTGATGAACGGATGCTTTACCACGTAATCTGTAGGTTGTGGCCAAGATAGTGTATTAGTGCGTGCTTGTATTGTACCTTGGTTACACTTCGCGGTTATCTCGTGTTTTTATTTCTAGATCTTATTTCTAGATCACCAGGTGTttaaagtttttgtttttttttttttaagatctaGTACTTCTCATTTTGAGTTTATTTGAGTAATGGAGAAGTGCGTAACTGTGCATAACTATAGTCTATAATAATGTTCGGCAGGGTTTGTAAAGTTTTATTGAATTAAAAACGGTTTAAATTGACAATATGAAAACAAAATAGTCAAATTTATGTATTTGtgagaattttatttataaaacacTATTTTGGCATAAATTCTAAAACTGTTATggcccaaaaataaaaagaaaaaaggggaaaatCCTTAGACCAGATCGAAAATTCCTATTCGCACGACGTATTTGACAATTTGCCCATGAGCGATTCACGTAAATAACCCCGTGCGGAGTGCGAAGTGCGAAGTAGTAGTAAAACGGAACGAGGAGGAGGCGCACATGGCGACGCTTCGCCGTGCGGATCCCCTAGCCGCGGCGATCCCGCTTCTCCTACTGTGGATCTGGGCTAGGGTTTCCTCCGCCGCgctcctcggcggcggcgccgcctccgccgccgccggcgggtTCCCGGTCGACGGCTCCGTGATCGAGCTCGATGAGTCCACCTTcgacgccgccgtcgccgccttcgACTTCATCCTCGTCGACTTCTACGCCCCCTGGTGCGGCCACTGCAAACGCCTCTCCCCCGAGGTCCCAatccccacctctctctctctctctctctctctctctctctctctctctctctcggtgaTGCAGGATCTGGATTGATCTGAGGTTTGTGTTCCTTTTCATGCGAGAGATCGAAAAACTATGATATCTTGCTTAGTTTGTGCGGTAAATTATGGTTATGGGTCGGGCCTTTTGTAAATTGAAACTGATTTAGTGCTCTGATCGATTCCCTTCCGTTAGTTTTGTTAATTACCAGAGATAATGCTGCTAATAGGAAATTGTATGGGAATCTTGGATTTCCTGGTGATCCTTTTGGTGCGATTGTTCTAAAAATGAAGAGAAATTAAGTGTTTAATTGTGGAGTGTTCGGTGCTAATTTTAGGACAATTGGTAATAGGTTGATCCAAGTACTAAAAACCGGGAAATGTGTAGAGAGCTGAAAATGCGAGCGAAGTCAAAGTTCTACTATGGTTGCGCTTTTGTTGACATAATTGCGACTAAACCATACATCAATTTTAGTGAAAATAGAAAACATAGTTACACCATTGACCACAACAGCACCAAGGAGATCGTCTGCCTAGCCGTGGGCTACATTTTGGAGGTTAAGCTATTTTTCATGGAATTGGGCCCATGACTAAGCGGTGGACCTCCTCGACGTCATGTTGATCGAAGCCAGAACTAATGTTTCTACTCTTACCAGACTTGATTTATGGTAGTAATTGCTATCACATCAATCCAAACACCCCCAAACCGTAAATAAAGAAGGGCTTGTTTGGATGTGAGAACAAGTTATACGGTTATCAGTTTGATGGACGGGGGGTTTCGTTTGGTGATTACGACGTAAGAATCCATAGTGCAGTACCAATGACATGATTTTTCAAGAAAGTCTATTCCACCTCCAGGATAATTTGTCTATCATTAAAAATCcagattatttttttcttacctTCTCAACAACCAACTAACTAATAAAATGATCCTTTTCTAAACAAGAGGTGATATAGACTTCCATATTTGAGATGATAACTTTCAGGCTGTGCTATTAGCCGAACTTTCAGTTCAAAGGGAGAGgtgataattttttgatttatggTGTTTCTGCAGTTAGATGCAGCTGCTCCGGTGTTAGCTGGGCTGAATGAACCTATTGTGATTGCTAAAATAGACGCTGACAAGTACAGAAGACTAGCTTCCAAATATGAAATTGAGTATGTTGTTCTCTCCTTAAATTTTTCAGTTGAATCTCGATGAGACAAGAAGTTTTGTTATCTGTTTAATTTAGATCTGTATATGCActttaaaaaagtttaattgtACAGCAAACTTATTTATTTcctttaatttctatttcttaATGCAGTGGATTTCCTACACTGAAGCTCTTTATGCACGGTATCCCTGTTGAATATACAGGACCCCGAAAGGCTGAGTTGCTTATTCGTTTTCTTAAGAAGTTTGTTGCACCCAATGTTTCTCTCCTCGAGTCAGATTCTGCAGTCCGTAGCTTCATTGAGACAGTTGGCATGAATTTTCCTATATTCATAGGCTTTGGGTTGAATGAATCTGTAATTACTGATTATGGAAGTAAGTACAAGAAAAAAGCATGGTTTTCAGTTGCAAAAGATTTCTCTGAGGATATGATGGTTTTCTACGATTTCGATAAGGTCCCGGCATTGGTATCCCTTCAGCCGAAATACAATGAGCAAAATGTCTTCTATGGCCCTTTTGAAGGTAAATTGGCTAACCCATatcctaatttattttttggtctTGAAATGAGCTCGGGGGCGTGAGAGTTGGTCAGAAGTGAACCATGCACATCAGC
This DNA window, taken from Ananas comosus cultivar F153 linkage group 21, ASM154086v1, whole genome shotgun sequence, encodes the following:
- the LOC109726464 gene encoding uncharacterized protein LOC109726464, whose amino-acid sequence is MAFNNALRSRINLFVSSESPLSKSVSRGIHGTGAKRMGAHAHDEPYYLHAKHMYNLDRMKHQKLKMTLSVLTAFSIGVAVPVFAVIFQQKKTGSV
- the LOC109726463 gene encoding protein disulfide isomerase-like 5-2, whose product is MATLRRADPLAAAIPLLLLWIWARVSSAALLGGGAASAAAGGFPVDGSVIELDESTFDAAVAAFDFILVDFYAPWCGHCKRLSPELDAAAPVLAGLNEPIVIAKIDADKYRRLASKYEIDGFPTLKLFMHGIPVEYTGPRKAELLIRFLKKFVAPNVSLLESDSAVRSFIETVGMNFPIFIGFGLNESVITDYGSKYKKKAWFSVAKDFSEDMMVFYDFDKVPALVSLQPKYNEQNVFYGPFEGNFLEDFIKQALLPLTVPVNSETLKLLTDEERKIVLTIVQDEFDEKSVNLVKVLKSAATANRDLIFGYVGFKQWEEFVDSFGISKSSQLPKLLVWDGNEEYQLVVGSERLEEEDQGSQISRFLEGYREGRTITKKISGPSLLGFIHSLININTVYIIVFAVALFMLIQHLTSKSADDSPQTGRARVEPESSYKPIPERASQGEGYSPGDKED